DNA from Bos indicus isolate NIAB-ARS_2022 breed Sahiwal x Tharparkar chromosome 15, NIAB-ARS_B.indTharparkar_mat_pri_1.0, whole genome shotgun sequence:
tctggtggattctttactcactgagtcacctgggaacttTCCTtcaacaggaaaagaagaaatactaTATCAAAagtttattaaactttatttcaaCATGAGATGCTATACCTGGCAAAGAAAGAACATGATGCCAAAATTATGCCTTTCATCCAtatctgaaataattaaaatacttatTAGGGTAGAAATATTATAGAAACAAAAGAGGCTAAATATGGGACAGTAGAGACTAGGGAAGACAGAGCAATGGAAGAGAGTTTTTCCTGTACAAAAAGGGCAGAAACTTTGCTGTTCCAGCCAATTCTTAGCTTTCAGGAATAAAAGTCCTGTGTTAATGTGTTTTCAAATACAACTACATAGGTAAAATTTTAGGCTACTAAGAGTAATAATGATATGATTATTTGAATAAATCTCTAGCATATGCAAAAATTCTTATTCTTGCAGAAATACTAGGAATTGGAATGCTGGGGCATTTGCTATATGTAAGgttaatgcactggtcatagcaaacactctcttccaacaacacaagagaagactctacacatggacatcaccagatggtcaacagtaaaatcagattgattatattctttgcagccaaagatggagaagctctatacagtcagcaaaaacaagactgggagctgattgtggctcagatcatgagctccttattgccaaattcagacttaaattgaagaaaggagagaaaaccactagaccattcaggtatgacctaaatcaaatcccttatgattatacagtggaagtgagaaatagatttaagggactagatctgatagagtgcctgatgaactatggactgaggttcgtaacattgtacaggagactgggatcaagaccatccccatggaaaagaaatgcaaaaaagccaaatggctgtctggggaggccttacaaatagctgtgaaaagaagagcagcaaaaagcaaaggagaaaaggaaaaatatgcatccaaatgcagaggtccaaagaatagcaagaagagataagaaagccttcctcggcgatcaatgcaaggaaacagaggaaaacaacagaatgggaaagactagagatctcttcaagaaaattagagataccaagagaacatttcatgcaaagatgggctcgataaaacagaaatggtatggacctaacagaagcagaagatattaagaagaggtggcaagaatacacagaagaactgtacaaaaaagatcttcattaccaagataatcacgacggtaTGATtatctcacctagagccagacaacctggaatgtggagtcaagtgggccttaagcatcactatgaacaaagctagtggaggtgatggaattgcagtggagctatttcaaatcctaaaagatgatgctttgaaagtgctgcactcaatatgccagcaaatttggaaaactcagcagtggccacaggactggaaaaggtcagttttcattccaatcccaaagaaaggcaatgccaaagaatgctcaaactaccacacaattgcactcatctcacacgctagtaaagtaatgctcaaaattctccaagccaggcttcagcaacacatgaaccgtgaacttccagatgttcaagctggttttagaaaaggcaggggaaccagagaccaaatttccaacatctgctggatcatcaaaaaagcaagagatttccagaaaaacgtctatttctgctttattaactatgtcaaagcttttgactgtgtggatcacaagaaactgtggaaaattctgaaagagatgggaataccagacaacctgacctacctcttgagaaacttaaaggagtacgtcaaggctgtatattggcaccctgcttatttaacttttatgcagagtatatcatgagaaaccctgggctggaggaagcacaagctggaatcaagattgccgggagaaatatcaataacctcagatatgcatatgacaccacccttatggcagaaagtgaagacgatgaaaaaagcctcttgatgaaagtgaaagaggagagtgaaaaagttggcttaaagctcaacattcagaaaacgaagattatggcatccagtcccatcacttcatgggaaatagatggggaaacagtcgaaacagtgccagactttatttttttcgctccaaaatcactgcagatggtgattgcagccatgaaattaaaagacgattactctttggaagaaaagttatgaccaacctagatagcatattcaaaagcagagacattactttgccaacaaaggtccgtctagtcaaggctatgatttttccaatggtcatgtatggatgtgagagttggactctgaagaaagctgagcgccgaaaaattgatgcttttgaactgtggtgttggagaagactcttgagagtcccttggactgcaaggagatccaaccagtccattctaaaggatatcggtcctgggtgttctttggaaggaatgatgctcaagctgaaactccagtactttggccacctcatgcaaagtgttgactcattggaaaagaccctgatgctgcgaaagatttagggcaggaggagaaggggatgacagaggatggcatagctgggtggcatcaccaactcgatggacatgagtttgagttaattccgggagttggtgatggacagggaggcctggtgtgctgcaagtcacagggtcgcagaatcagacacgactgagcgactgaactgaactgaaaagatgcTGTGATTCTTTATATGTGCttatgtgctatatatatatatatatatatatatatgtatatacctttgtgtgtgtttatgtgaagCAACTTAAAAATCTCTGtaacatatttttagaaatattccccaatatttcttaatttattaatatttctgagtatatatgtattttagttAGTTTTCTACCTGATAATGAGTATGACTTACACTCTACTCTCTTCTGTGCTGCTGCTAGCATCTCATGAAGGGCAAAACTTTTAAGAgttctaaaaataattatttttaatgagttttttaTTATTGTGAATGTTTGTgcatttcctaaaaaaaaaaaaaaaaaaaaaattgactggcTGCGTATTTTGCAAGTATTTCCTCCCAGTAGCTGGTTTTAACTTAATATAATAGCATGTTaacagatattttttattttcatgaagccTAATTTATCCCCTTATGCTCTTGGATTATGCTTTTTGGTCCTTTCTAGGAAATCTCTGCCTAATATGGTAACAAAATTGTTTTTATGTTTAGCTTtataatccatttcaagttattttattatcatttgttaaaaacaaagctaattttttaaaatggctatCCCgttgtttaaatattatttgtattaaaGACCTATTCTCCATTGAATTATCTCAACATTGTTTTTGAGAATCAATTGATATTTTTATGTAGCAATTAATATTGACCTCATATTCTGTATGTTTTTTGGCAGTTTAGCAGATTTTGGAGATATAAGTCATTCAATAactcatattattaaaataagagaTGGACAGAAAACAGTTCTTAGGTCTTACTTTGCTAATGACCTAGTTTGCAAGACTGATGTTTGCTTCATGATGAATACTTATCTGTAATCATGGTAAACAAGTTAAAATTGATTACTTTCTATGTTAAACAATATTtaataacttttcttaaaaaaatgaacaagaaaaagagaagggaaaaagaaagaaagaaaaacccaacAAGCATAGGATTGATTTAGGAATGAAGGCATttctaaatgttaaaataaagaaaaagtaaatttatcCTTCTGGGAGCAAAATTAACTGGGGacagtttttcaaatatattcacaTGAACTGAAATCTGAATAAGATATGCTAGCCTTCTATACTGGGAACagagtgaagaaaatgaaaaaaaaaattgtgttggaGTATTGTTCTAGTAGCTGACATGTTGAATGTAACTGAtttattttaagtagataaaaTTGCCATCATATTTGTATAATTTGAGCAAAAGGACTCAGGTAAGAACTTGGGGAAACATCAAAATTTATACTCAATTAGTAGAAGAGAACAGGTGATAAATGAAATGgtatatcagaaaataaaagataggCTGAAGAGAAGTACAGATGTCAGCTGGACCTCTGAATCAATTTCATTCAACATGAATCAGTATAATGTTTTCATTCTCCTCCACAGAAGAATTTCTGGAAAGAAAATTTAGgatcttttccttttcatcatatCTCTTAATCATCCTGAAATCCATTGGAAATAACCTCCTCCAGCCCACAGAAAAGACTTGTCCTAAATTTGCCAACATGTCTAAGCTACATCAAGTATATCTAAAATTTAGTTACATGTAAGAAAGTCTAAAAACTGGGTAAAAGGTCAAAGAGAAAGGTATCATGTGCCTAAAATTTTCTTACAATTTATTTGCACTCATGATAAAAGATATCCTAATTTGTCTCTCTTTATTTCCCCAAATTTGaagatatattttcttaattaaaagcaCATGGAATGATACTTTCATATATCTGACACACGTAATACCTTCTTTatgaaggaagagaggaggaaaagagggaaaattgTAAAGTGAGGAATGGAAAAAATGTATTCATGTGTACAATTTAGTCACAACTCTCTCTAGTAGGATTTAGAAATGTCAGCCACTATTGGTCACtctaagaaataaacaaacaaaaaatactgaatatacaaaaatagtctcaataaaatacaaataaaaggagTGAGACTGCAGAAAATGAGAAGTGCATAATAAAATAGCATATGAATACAGATTTTCCCTCTCAAAATCCCTCATTGAAAGAAAGTGTCACAGGTTGTTTATTCAAGTAGAAATcattggcaaagaaatgtctataTTTAAGtagagcttatatatatatatatatatttttttttttttggcaaattaggagatccagaaaaacaactGAGATATAAAAAGAACACtggtatatataaatatctcattcattttatgcaagagaaaaatagaagagCAGGGATGTGTCTGTAAGTTGTAATAATAATTTCAGGGATATTAGGTGTGGATGAACCCAAGAGGACATAACTATAATTTGCTGGGTCCCTTGTGGTTTAATTGATGGCTAATAAACCCctcattttatgtttataaatccTCCTTCTCCACACATTCATTATAGAACATAAACTGATGGGTAGCAGCTTTTTtattcaattcaaaataaatagatGTTATGCCTCCAAGTAATACAGATCTTGCCCTGGCTTTTATTAGAAAATGAGCACAAACATATGATCTAAAACAGACTTACAAAATATGGAGAATATCTGCTATAGAGACAAGAGAAAACCATGAAAGGCTGTCCCAGAGATGTTTCCCCATTGCAGATGACTCCGTACAAAATGGATTCGTGTTCCTGATGTTGAATGAGTGTTGTTACGAGGGTCCAAAtagaatgaagaggaactgagaacACGTAACACAAACAAGAGGCAGTGTATTATGAATTGAGTAATGTTAATATGAAGAACTGACAATACTTTTCTGATAATCTAATGAGAGCAGAACCAGCACCCAACAATTAGCAAGTAAGTTTCACTGTTCCCAAGTTTACCTGATAATGTTTCATTGCcatattttttcaataataatcAGTCTATTCCATCAACCCTGTGGTCAATTATATATTTTCCACCTGACATTCCACTGTCTGTACTTATCAGATCAAACTCAAATATTGCTCCTACCTCTTAAAAAGCTCAGAAACTGTGGTTGTTTTTAACggatttctattttaattcttattatgttttagaaagaaaaatgattattaCTAGAGTCAGTGAGGTATGGATTGATCATAAAATTAGTCATTGAGGAGCAAATCTGTGGATATCCAGCTGTTTCTTTTAGTGACTAGTCTAACATAGATAATTGTCAACTGATACAGGCTACAGAATTAAAATAACCTATTGATTCTTTCATTTGTGGTTTAGCAACAGGAACCACAGCTTCCTGTGTTACTGCCCTATTTGTTGACATTCACTGTAGGGTTAGCTGATCATCAGTTTGTTCATATGAAGCAACTTTATCAGagtctatggaaaaaaaaaaaaaaaaaaacctaaacctATTTTCACAGAATTACAAATATCTCTCTAATGTATGGTTTGAGGATTTCTTGCTTCAAAATATGCAATGTATGCAATGCAAAATAAGCAATAGAAAATGCTTTTGATCAGATAACAGCTTTCATATAATGGATAAGCTCCAAAGTTTTCACAAAAAGTCAATGAACTGAGTAATGATTACCTTTTTTTAAGTTGCTCTAAATTTCTCTtcctaaatatttctgaaattccaaggtcagctctctgtcttctctgtttAGTTCTATATTTGAATTCTTTTAGGGAACACATCCTTCCACcactttattttctaataatttcttATGCCTCAGCTcagaaaaaaattactagagtGTTTCAGACTTTCtgtttttcatgaaaaattaatGAGCCTAAATTAGTCAAATCTTATGCTAATGATAGCTCTGAAAAGTTTAAACCCAAGAATCagtcattcgtgtccgactctttgtgaacccatggacagcagcaggccaggcttccctgtccatcaccaactcccggagttactcAAAcgcacatccattgaatcagtgatgccatccaaccatctcatcctctgtcgtccccttcttctcccaccttcaatctttcccagcatcagggtcttttcaaatgagtcagaccttcacatcaggtggctaaagtgttggggtttcagcttcaacatcagtccttccagtgaatattcaggactgatttcctttagaatggaagggtgggatctcctcactgtccaggggactctcaagagtcttctccaacaacacagttcaaaagcattcacttttcagtgttcagctttctttttagaccaactctcacatccatacatgactatggaaaaaccacagctttgactagatggacctttgttggcaaagtattttaatatgctgcctaggttggtcacagcttttcttccaaggaccaagtgtcttttaatttcatggcttcagtcaccatctgcagtaatttcggAGCCctcaaaaaaaagtctgtcactgtttccccttctatttgctggataccatgatcttagtttttggaatattgagttttaaaccaaatttttcactctctttttcactttcaacatgaggctctttaattcttcttcactttctgccataagggtggaatcatctgcatatctgaggttattgatacttattccagcaatcttgattccagcttgtgcttcatccattccagcatttctcatgaggtaccctgcatataagttaaaataaatagggtgaccgtatacagctttgatgtactcctttcccaattgggaaccagtctgttgttccatgtccagttctaactgttgcttcttgacctgcatacagatttatcaagaggcaagtcaggtggtctggtattcccatctctttcagaattttccagtttggtgacccacacagtcaaaggcttggcacagtcaataaagcagaaatagatgtttttctggaactctcttgcttttttcggtgatccagcagatgttggcaatttaatctctggctcctctgtcttttctaaaaccagtttgaacatctggaagttcacggttcatgtactgctgaagcctggcttggagaattttgagcattactttactagtgtgtgagatgagtgaaattgtgcggtggttttaacattctttggcattgcctttctttgggattggaatgaaaactgaccttttccagtcctgtggccactgctgagtttcccaaatttgctggcatattgagtacagcactttcacagcatcatctttcaggatttgaaatagttcaactggtattccatcacctccactagctttgttcatggtgatgcttcctaaggcccacttgacttcacattccaggatgtctggctccaggtgagtggtcaaaccatcatgattatctgggtcatgaagatcttttttgtatagttatattgtgtattcttgtcacctcttcttaatatcttctgcttctgttaggtccatactatttctgtcctttattgtgcccatttttgcatgaattgttcccttgatatctctaagtttcttgaagagatctctattctttcccattctattgttttcctctatttctttgcattgttcacttagggaggcttttttttttttaaatctctccttgctattctttggaactctgcattcaaacaggtatatctttccttttctcttttgctttttgcttctcttcttttcacagctaccaagacggatgggtcatggggGAGAGTTCTGACAAGCTGTGATCTACTAAAGAAGGGAAGAgtaaaccactacagtattcttgccttgagaaccccatgaacaataagaaaaggcaaaaagatatgacactgaaagattaactctgctactggagatcaatggagaaataactccagaaacaatgaagagatggagccaaatcaaaaacaacacccaattgtggatgtaactggtgatgaagtaaagtctgatgctgttagagcaatattgtgtaggaacttggaatgttatattcatgaataaaggcaaattagaaatggtcaaagaggagatttcaagactgaacattgacattttaggaatcagcaaactaagatggactggaatgggtgaatttaactcagatgaccattatatctactactgtgggaaggaatcccttagaagaaatggagtagccatcatagtcaacaaaagacccaaaatgcagtacttggatgcacctcaaatatgacagaatgatctttgttcattttcaaggcaaaccattcaatatcacagaatcCAAGTTTTGCCtagaccagtaatgctgaacaagctgaagttgaccaattctatgaagacttataagaccttctggaactaacaccccaaaaagatgtccttttcattataggggactggaatgcaaaagtaggaagtcaagaaacacctggagtagcaggcaaatttggccttgggatacagaatgaaacaggccaaaggttaatagagtttttccaaaagaacccactggtcatggcaaacaccctcttccaacaacacaagagaagactctacacatagatatcaccagatggtcaatactgaaatcagattgattatattctttgcagccaaaaatggagaagttttatatagtcagcaaaaacaagaccaggagctagcTGTGGCTCAAATCATAAACTCCtctttgccaaattcagacttaaattgaagaaaatagggaaaaccactagaccattcaggtatgatctgaATCacatcccttacgattatacagtggaagtgacaaatcaattaaagaaattagatctgatagacagagtccctgaagaactacagagagcagttcgtgacattgtacaggaggcagtgatcaagaccatccccaaggaaaagaaattcaaaaagacaaaatggttgcctgaggaagccttacaagtagctgtgaaaagaagagaaacaaaaggcaaaaaccCGAGTGAAGCCTCTATTCCAGTCAATTACCCATGTTCCTATATCCATCAGTCATTAAGAATGAGTCCTCATACCTACATATTTTGCTACTGTTGCCAATATTGCTTTCTTGAGTTCTCTTGACTCTAAACATTTTGTAATGACTAttacagaatatattttattttaagcagaaaaatgAAGCATTTCAGCTATTAAATATAGGCAAAACAATTCAGTTTTACTAGAAACATAAAACAGTATCCAGAAACTTTGGTCCAGACTTACCAAATGTACACAGATTTGAATGATCTTTTCTAAAACTCTTCCTTCAAGTTCTTCTAAAAAGACATCTGGTTTTACACAGAGATAGATAATATATATCATCAATACATAGacaaatatattttgcttttaggtGACGAGTGTTCCTATGTTTATTCTCTTTCTTAGAGAGCAACCTGCACTAATATATTGTCAGACTCTCGATGTCCAAACCAAATGGCTTTGACTGAGAGACAACTGAGAATAATAAGAATGCTGAAGCAATAAATGAAATGTGGAATATGAAGAGAATCATAAACTTCTGATTAAAACATAATTTCCGACCAAAATAAACAACTTTTTTGTTTTCACAGCTTTGAAGTGAAATGACAGACACATCAGCAGTCCTTGTGTGTTTTTGTGCGTAGgtactaagccacttcagtcgtgtctgacttattgcaaccctatggactgtagcccaccaggctcctctgtctctgggattttccaagcaagaatactggagtgagttgccctgtccttctccagggtcctgtcccaagccagggattgaacctgtgtctcttatgtttcctgcagtggcaggtgggttctttaccactagtgccatctgggaactCAGGTATTTCATTGGTTCTAATGCAGTTGCACTGTCATGCTGATACAATTTTTATGATGGTACAGGACTTATGCATGCCATTGTTAAAAACATGACGTGTCATTGCAGATCAatctttcttttaccttttatATAATATGGATGATATGATGTgatattttatatgatattatatgagGTGGATGATATGATCTGAGAGATCTACCAAAAACATACACACTCAATATGATGACTTTGGATGAAAATAAGAAGTAGAAGAGGAAGTAGCATGGACTGAGATATGTCTTTTGTTTGCATCATGAGACCCAAGGACACTATGTCCATTTACAACACCACAGTCTTCATGCCTTCTGAGTTCACACTAATAGGGATCCCAGGCCTAGAGTCTGTGCAGTGCTGGATTGGGATTCCATTTTGTGCCATGTATCTCATGGCTATGATTGGAAACTCCTTGCTTCTCATCATCATCAAATCAGAACACAGTCTCCATCAGCCCATGTACATTTTTCTAGGCATGCTAGGAGTCACAGATATTGCTCTCAGCACAAGCATTGTGCCCAAGATGCTTGGAATCTTCTGGTTTCATGTAACAGAGATATATTTTGACTGTTGCCTGCTTCAAATGTGGCTCATCCACACATTTCAGGGCATAGAGTCAGGCATCTTGCTGGCCATGGCTCTGGACCGCTATGTAGCCATCTGTTATCCACTCAGACATGCTGCCATCTTCTCTCACCAGTTAGTCACTCAAATAGCAGCTATGGTAACACTCAGGGCTGCCGTTCTTGTAGCACCATGCCTAGTACTGATAAAGTTTCGATTACAATTTTACCATACAACAGTCATCTCTCATTCCTACTGTGAACATATGGCTGTTGTGAAACTGGCTGCAGAAAATATCAGGGTCAACAAAATATATGGTTTGTTTGTGGCCTTCACTGTTGCTGGGCTTGACATTGTATTAATCACATTGTCCTACATACAGATATTCATCACAGTTTTTCGTTTGCCTCAGAAGGAGGCTAGGTTGAAAGCATTCAACACTTGTGTCGCTCACATCTGTGTCTTCCTCCAGTTCTACTCCCTtggtttcttctccttctttgcaCATAGATTTGGTTCTCACATCCCTCCTTATATTCACATCCTCTTTTCTAGCACTTATCTGCTAGTCCCTCCATTTCTCAATCCACTTGTTTATGGTGCAAAGACCAAGCAGATCCGTGTCCCTATGGTAAAAATATTTGGTTCAAAAAATTTACTGTGAGAAAAACTTTTATGTTTACCTTTTTGTGAACAGGAACACTATTTCCCAACATGATAAAACAGCAGAGTCCTTGTTATTGGAAATGTTTTTTCCAATAACAACTTTTGCTCaagtttaatatttaattttttttcaatttgcaaGTATGTTAGCTATTGCCCATTAGCCCATGACAGCAGTCAATAGGATTGTGGATCATAGATGGGTAATTAGAATGATAAGCATAAAGGAGGAAAATACTGAatgtttctcctttacttttctcaATTTTAGTACTTGCTTGAGTGTACTCTTGTAAACATCTAGCCGTGGAAAGATTCACAAATTGTGCATCTCTCAATGAATTTAGATATGCCCAAGGCTTAATGTTCTGCAGTATCCAAGTACTCAATAAATCTAGttcttgattttgtttcttgGTCATCTgggtcttctttttaaaaaaatggaggaaGTATATGTTAACAGTTCttatcaaaaacaaacagaaattataTCTCTATGTTTgtatgagaaaataaagtctaaaaatTTCAGTATATGCAGGGTCATACATAAAGTTATAGGCACAAAACTCATAAGCAGTAAGCTCATTAGcagtaaaattattcattttaattaattcatcaAATGCTATCAAATTCTTAAGCCATTATAAATACTATGCTACAGAATAGTAGCATAGAGGTAAATTTGATGCAGTGATCAATTTTCATGAGTTTGTAAACTTtgtatcctttttatttcttagtgaacaagagagaaacagagacatggTAATGAGAGAGAAGTGGTAATAGCATGCACAAATTAATCTCCAGATTTTGTAGGAAATTAAATATCTAGAGGACAAGAGTGTCAGTCTCACTTTTTTGAGAAATGTCCAATCTTCATGGTAATTTTTTGAATCTGACTCCCTTGGGTCCAGGTGTGGAAAATCACAACTGTCTGCTCTCTCAAGAGCAGGGAATAAGGAAGCTCCAGGACAAATCATGAATGCCATCACTCTCTCAAGCGCTGAGATTTGAGCAGGAAATGGGAAAATACTAGGCGGTAGAGATGGTAATCAGTAGCAGCAATAGAGACAAATACAATTTATAAACCATGTCAACTATTCATAACTTAGGAATACTTAGTGACTTTTTTCTTCAACTTTAGGTTTTAATACAACTCTGGgacaacaggaaaaagaaatctaagTATATTCTCCTCTCTGTGAAATAGATACTAAAATCAACCTTAAATTTATGGCCTAAAGTTTTTATCCTATCATAGCAAAGGAGGTTTTAGCAATCTGGGGGACTATTCCAGAACAGTTTTTAGTTAACAATAAGGGAAAGTGCACATTTGGGTATATAATTTGATAatatcaattaaaatttaaaatgagtaGAACCTTCAGTGCCAGGCAACATGGAAGACTATAAAATCAAATGTTGAAAATTGTTACAACTAAATGGGtgagatttggggaaaaaatattgtttttaaattaatatttctgtaatctgtgaagtttttaaaataaggtacAAGAATAAAATGTTGCATACTAAATATGAGTATCATAATGGCTAAATACAAAATGAGGTGAGTTTTTCTGGTATAGTAAGGGGAAATTTAAGcaaaaaatgattagaaaaaatgGCATGTGATATTGTTTTCAACCCTAAATTGTAA
Protein-coding regions in this window:
- the LOC109568916 gene encoding olfactory receptor 52A1-like is translated as MSIYNTTVFMPSEFTLIGIPGLESVQCWIGIPFCAMYLMAMIGNSLLLIIIKSEHSLHQPMYIFLGMLGVTDIALSTSIVPKMLGIFWFHVTEIYFDCCLLQMWLIHTFQGIESGILLAMALDRYVAICYPLRHAAIFSHQLVTQIAAMVTLRAAVLVAPCLVLIKFRLQFYHTTVISHSYCEHMAVVKLAAENIRVNKIYGLFVAFTVAGLDIVLITLSYIQIFITVFRLPQKEARLKAFNTCVAHICVFLQFYSLGFFSFFAHRFGSHIPPYIHILFSSTYLLVPPFLNPLVYGAKTKQIRVPMVKIFGSKNLL